In one window of Phormidium ambiguum IAM M-71 DNA:
- a CDS encoding helix-turn-helix transcriptional regulator, translated as MSRTNKRKQESDSVLETLRIERTQLSQDELAAKCGIPRATYMRWIAGKTEARPTLPQLKKLCKELGINHIDELPDDFGPQN; from the coding sequence ATGAGTCGAACTAATAAAAGAAAACAGGAGAGTGATTCTGTCTTGGAAACTCTCAGGATAGAGCGAACGCAACTTTCACAAGATGAATTAGCAGCTAAATGTGGTATTCCGCGAGCCACTTATATGAGATGGATCGCCGGAAAAACCGAAGCCCGACCAACATTGCCCCAGTTAAAAAAATTGTGTAAAGAACTGGGAATCAATCACATAGACGAGTTACCCGACGATTTCGGGCCACAAAATTGA
- a CDS encoding tetratricopeptide repeat protein translates to MKPISLFVLLASTAIALPTPAIAQKTPQRLFCEGHIYWGQGGYGQAVMAFSQAIKLNPRYAEAYFFRGLSHHEKGNYVAAIQNYNQALVLGYPRRDLIYKDRGHAFALIGDYKQAFEDLKLALSMKRDEDNYWAFAVVNFMNGNRQEAIRIGQKMAEKYYQSGERSSYVTAQEVIKIFRTAPTNRMPEGFSWLTSPHFAQPQTSCP, encoded by the coding sequence ATGAAGCCTATTTCTCTATTTGTATTGTTAGCGTCTACTGCGATCGCTCTTCCCACACCTGCGATCGCTCAAAAAACACCTCAACGTCTATTTTGTGAGGGACACATTTACTGGGGACAGGGCGGATATGGTCAGGCAGTCATGGCTTTTTCTCAAGCCATCAAACTTAACCCTCGGTACGCAGAAGCGTATTTCTTCCGAGGGTTGAGTCATCACGAAAAAGGAAATTATGTTGCTGCAATCCAAAACTACAATCAAGCTTTAGTTTTGGGCTATCCCCGCAGAGATCTTATTTACAAAGATCGTGGTCATGCTTTTGCGTTGATAGGTGACTATAAACAGGCTTTTGAGGATTTAAAGCTAGCATTGAGCATGAAACGCGACGAAGATAATTACTGGGCATTCGCTGTTGTTAATTTTATGAATGGAAACAGACAGGAAGCCATTCGTATTGGACAAAAGATGGCAGAAAAATATTATCAGTCCGGGGAAAGATCCTCTTATGTGACCGCTCAGGAAGTGATCAAGATTTTTCGGACTGCTCCCACAAATAGGATGCCTGAAGGATTTAGCTGGCTAACATCCCCCCATTTTGCACAGCCTCAAACCAGTTGCCCATAA
- a CDS encoding tetratricopeptide repeat protein codes for MKFNRILSASIVITFAVALPVSAKVPNSFCMGISELRNDRYGQAINSFSQAIHYNPQLSEAYFYRGVAHYLQKRYPEALANFNQALTMGIGDPLLSPSLMNRAATLVKLGNHRQAIEDLKLMRQVISKNLYDYADKAIAQIYLDLGDRKSAIATLEKLAAHYYREKQTNAYETTIDAIKRIRAGRNYGYHWGLHPNSYGYTSLCP; via the coding sequence ATGAAATTCAATCGAATACTAAGCGCCTCAATTGTAATAACCTTTGCGGTTGCACTACCTGTTTCTGCCAAAGTACCAAACTCATTCTGTATGGGCATTTCTGAACTACGAAACGACCGATACGGACAAGCAATTAACTCTTTTTCGCAGGCAATTCATTACAACCCTCAACTTTCTGAGGCTTATTTTTATCGAGGCGTTGCTCATTACCTTCAGAAGCGATATCCAGAGGCGTTGGCTAACTTTAATCAGGCTCTAACAATGGGTATTGGCGATCCACTACTCTCTCCTTCCCTCATGAACCGAGCAGCTACTTTGGTAAAATTGGGAAACCATAGGCAAGCAATCGAAGATCTAAAGCTAATGCGTCAAGTAATTAGCAAGAATCTGTATGATTATGCTGATAAAGCCATAGCTCAGATTTATTTAGATTTAGGAGATAGGAAATCTGCCATCGCCACTTTAGAGAAGTTAGCAGCACATTACTACAGAGAAAAGCAAACAAATGCTTACGAAACAACAATTGATGCTATCAAAAGAATTCGTGCTGGTCGAAATTATGGATATCATTGGGGCTTACATCCTAATTCTTATGGTTACACCAGTCTCTGTCCTTAA
- a CDS encoding TlyA family RNA methyltransferase: MTKQRLDVLLVELNLTSSRQLAQRLIQAGEVLVNQQVIDKVGTLVDTTAQIQVKQRSPFVSRGGEKLAKALKCFTIPIAGRICLDGGISTGGFTDCLLQAGAKLVYGVDVGYGQVDWRIRNDSRVILKERTNLRYLTPNELYKDEEIADLAVVDVSFISLAKILPSLWQLLQSPRDAVLLVKPQFEVGKERVGKKGVVRDTDDQADAIAQVITAAQAIGWQYCDLTWSPVTGPAGNIEYLLWLSINSQNSPPDLATLKQIAKTAKEELSNTANT, from the coding sequence ATGACAAAACAACGGCTGGACGTATTGTTAGTAGAACTTAACTTAACTTCCTCTCGGCAGCTAGCACAAAGGTTAATTCAGGCGGGAGAGGTGTTGGTAAATCAACAGGTTATTGATAAAGTGGGTACGCTGGTGGACACTACAGCCCAAATTCAGGTGAAACAACGATCGCCTTTTGTTTCCAGAGGTGGCGAAAAACTGGCTAAAGCTTTAAAATGCTTTACGATTCCGATCGCAGGGCGCATCTGCTTAGATGGAGGCATTTCCACAGGCGGTTTTACAGATTGTTTGCTGCAAGCTGGCGCAAAGCTAGTTTACGGCGTGGATGTCGGGTATGGACAAGTTGACTGGCGCATTCGCAACGATTCCAGAGTAATCTTGAAAGAACGTACTAACCTGCGCTATCTGACTCCAAACGAGTTGTACAAAGATGAGGAAATTGCTGATTTAGCAGTGGTAGATGTTTCGTTCATTTCTCTGGCAAAAATTCTGCCTAGCTTATGGCAATTACTTCAATCTCCTCGTGACGCAGTTTTACTTGTAAAACCGCAGTTTGAAGTAGGAAAAGAACGGGTTGGCAAAAAAGGCGTGGTGCGCGATACTGACGACCAAGCAGATGCGATCGCACAAGTAATTACAGCTGCACAAGCGATCGGTTGGCAATATTGTGACTTAACTTGGTCTCCAGTCACAGGCCCTGCTGGTAACATAGAATATCTTTTGTGGTTGAGTATAAACAGCCAAAATTCACCCCCCGATTTGGCAACACTTAAACAGATCGCCAAAACCGCAAAAGAAGAACTTAGTAATACCGCCAATACCTAA